In Paramisgurnus dabryanus chromosome 7, PD_genome_1.1, whole genome shotgun sequence, the following are encoded in one genomic region:
- the smx5 gene encoding smx5 codes for MLFYSFFKSLVGKDVVVELKNDLSICGTLHSVDQYLNIKLTDISVTDPEKYPHMLSVKNCFIRGSVVRYVQLPADEVDTQLLQDAARKEAMQQKQ; via the exons ATG CTCTTCTATTCCTTCTTCAAGTCCTTGGTCGGCAAAGATGTGGTGGTGGAGCTCAAGAATGACTTGAG CATATGTGGAACATTGCATTCAGTCGATCAG TATCTGAACATCAAACTGACAGATATCAGCGTCACTGATCCAGAGAAATATCCTCACATG TTGTCTGTGAAGAACTGCTTCATCCGTGGCTCAGTGGTGCGGTACGTTCAGCTTCCTGCGGATGAGGTGGATACACAACTTCTTCAGGATGCTGCACGCAAAGAAGCCATGCAACAGAAGCAATGA